One genomic region from Spirosoma sp. KCTC 42546 encodes:
- a CDS encoding WD40 repeat domain-containing protein, whose protein sequence is MKKDAILHYQSVSRTPVNALALTTKGQWLAMAQDYRKEGNPTLTIFSQKTPDKPQWIVTEEQKVNSVPAVYISGTSQLIYLVNAPDTSWQLVVSSIEHPSQQLAAQLPVSQKVPFLFIDNNQIWVIVSNEVMAYNIATLQLTTTYSFSVASGLTVTDGRQLWRADKDGLQVALLTNGKFTPVASGLVLSQLRVSASFIWGVGEFGQGLFGWQKTGQPLPTSNVVNNHEATVTTFAVSPDERRIAFGNASGYVTVVERKTGKQHWGRRLHKGHVSAITFSPDGNWLATGGSAGDATIIQLDHD, encoded by the coding sequence ATGAAAAAAGACGCTATTTTACACTATCAATCGGTGTCACGCACACCGGTCAACGCACTTGCCCTGACTACCAAAGGGCAATGGCTGGCGATGGCGCAGGATTATCGGAAAGAAGGAAACCCTACCCTAACGATCTTTTCACAGAAAACTCCCGATAAACCGCAGTGGATAGTAACGGAGGAGCAGAAAGTGAATAGCGTCCCGGCTGTTTACATATCAGGAACCAGTCAATTGATTTATCTGGTAAATGCCCCCGATACTTCCTGGCAGCTCGTCGTTAGCTCAATTGAACATCCGTCGCAACAGCTGGCAGCCCAATTGCCTGTTTCGCAGAAAGTACCATTTTTGTTTATAGACAATAATCAAATCTGGGTGATCGTATCGAACGAGGTTATGGCTTACAACATAGCAACTTTACAACTTACTACTACATATTCATTTTCAGTAGCTTCTGGTTTAACGGTTACCGATGGTAGGCAGCTATGGCGCGCGGATAAAGACGGCCTACAGGTAGCGCTCCTTACCAATGGTAAATTTACACCTGTTGCATCTGGGTTAGTTCTGAGTCAGCTCCGCGTATCGGCAAGCTTTATTTGGGGTGTTGGCGAGTTTGGCCAGGGCCTGTTTGGATGGCAGAAAACGGGCCAACCGCTGCCCACCAGTAACGTGGTCAATAATCATGAAGCTACTGTTACCACCTTTGCCGTCAGTCCCGATGAGCGCAGGATTGCATTTGGAAATGCATCCGGTTACGTCACGGTAGTGGAGCGTAAGACGGGCAAACAACACTGGGGCCGTCGGTTGCACAAAGGTCACGTATCCGCTATTACATTTAGTCCCGATGGAAATTGGCTAGCCACGGGTGGTAGTGCGGGCGATGCAACGATAATTCAACTAGATCATGACTGA